One stretch of Phocoena phocoena chromosome 10, mPhoPho1.1, whole genome shotgun sequence DNA includes these proteins:
- the CTNNB1 gene encoding catenin beta-1 — protein sequence MATQADLMELDMAMEPDRKAAVSHWQQQSYLDSGIHSGATTTAPSLSGKGNPEEEDVDTTQVLYEWEQGFSQSFTQEQVADIDGQYAMTRAQRVRAAMFPETLDEGMQIPSTQFDAAHPTNVQRLAEPSQMLKHAVVNLINYQDDAELATRAIPELTKLLNDEDQVVVNKAAVMVHQLSKKEASRHAIMRSPQMVSAIVRTMQNTNDVETARCTAGTLHNLSHHREGLLAIFKSGGIPALVKMLGSPVDSVLFYAITTLHNLLLHQEGAKMAVRLAGGLQKMVALLNKTNVKFLAITTDCLQILAYGNQESKLIILASGGPQALVNIMRTYTYEKLLWTTSRVLKVLSVCSSNKPAIVEAGGMQALGLHLTDPSQRLVQNCLWTLRNLSDAATKQEGMEGLLGTLVQLLGSDDINVVTCAAGILSNLTCNNYKNKMMVCQVGGIEALVRTVLRAGDREDITEPAICALRHLTSRHQEAEMAQNAVRLHYGLPVVVKLLHPPSHWPLIKATVGLIRNLALCPANHAPLREQGAIPRLVQLLVRAHQDTQRRTSMGGTQQQFVEGVRMEEIVEGCTGALHILARDVHNRIVVRGLNTIPLFVQLLYSPIENIQRVAAGVLCELAQDKEAAEAIEAEGATAPLTELLHSRNEGVATYAAAVLFRMSEDKPQDYKKRLSVELTSSLFRTEPMAWNETADLGLDIGAQGEPLGYRQDDPSYRSFHSGGYGQDALGMDPMMEHEMGGHHPGADYPVDGLPDLGHAQDLMDGLPPGDSNQLAWFDTDL from the exons ATGGCTACCCAAG CTGACTTGATGGAGCTGGACATGGCCATGGAGCCAGACAGAAAAGCAGCTGTTAGTCACTGGCAGCAACAATCTTACCTGGACTCTGGAATCCATTCTGGTGCCACTACCACAGCTCCTTCTCTGAGTGGTAAAGGCAATCCTGAGGAAGAGGATGTGGATACCACCCAAGTCCTGTATGAGTGGGAGCAGGGATTTTCTCAGTCCTTCACTCAAGAACAAGTAGCTG ATATCGATGGACAGTATGCAATGACTCGAGCTCAGAGGGTACGAGCTGCTATGTTCCCTGAGACGTTAGATGAGGGCATGCAGATCCCATCTACACAGTTTGATGCCGCTCATCCCACTAATGTCCAGCGTCTGGCTGAACCATCACAGATGCTGAAACATGCAGTTGTAAATTTGATTAACTATCAAGATGATGCAGAACTTGCCACACGTGCAATCCCTGAATTGACAAAACTGCTAAACGATGAAGACCAA GTGGTGGTTAATAAGGCTGCAGTTATGGTCCATCAGCTTTCTAAAAAGGAAGCTTCCAGACACGCCATCATGCGTTCTCCTCAGATGGTGTCTGCTATTGTACGCACCATGCAGAATACAAATGATGTGGAAACGGCTCGCTGTACTGCTGGGACCTTACACAATCTTTCCCATCATCGTGAGGGCTTGCTGGCCATCTTTAAGTCTGGGGGCATTCCTGCCCTGGTGAAGATGCTTGG ttCACCAGTGGATTCTGTATTGTTTTATGCCATTACAACTCTCCACAACCTTTTATTGCATCAGGAAGGAGCTAAAATGGCAGTGCGTTTAGCTGGCGGGCTGCAGAAAATGGTTGCCTTGCTcaacaaaacaaatgttaaattCTTGGCTATTACAACAGACTGCCTTCAGATTTTAGCTTATGGCAATCAAGAAAGCAAG CTGATCATTTTGGCTAGTGGTGGACCTCAAGCTTTAGTGAATATAATGAGGACCTACACCTATGAGAAACTACTGTGGACCACAAGCAGAGTACTGAAGGTGCTGTCTGTCTGCTCTAGTAATAAGCCGGCTATTGTAGAAGCTG gTGGAATGCAAGCTTTAGGACTTCACCTGACAGATCCAAGTCAACGTCTTGTTCAGAATTGTCTTTGGACTCTGAGGAATCTTTCAGATGCTGCAACTAAACAG GAAGGGATGGAAGGTCTTCTTGGGACCCTTGTTCAGCTTCTGGGCTCAGATGATATAAATGTGGTCACCTGCGCAGCTGGAATTCTTTCTAATCTCACTTGCAATAATTACAAGAACAAGATGATGGTGTGCCAAGTGGGTGGTATAGAGGCTCTTGTGCGTACTGTCCTTCGTGCCGGTGACAGGGAGGATATCACTGAGCCTGCCATCTGTGCTCTTCGTCATCTGACCAGCCGACACCAGGAAGCTGAGATGGCCCAGAATGCTGTTCGCCTTCACTATGGACTGCCAGTTGTGGTTAAACTCCTACATCCACCATCCCATTGGCCTCTGATCAAG GCTACCGTTGGATTGATTCGAAATCTTGCCCTTTGTCCCGCAAATCACGCACCTTTGCGTGAGCAGGGTGCCATTCCACGACTAGTTCAGTTGCTGGTTCGTGCACATCAGGATACCCAGCGCCGTACATCTATGGGTGGAACACAGCAGCAGTTTGTG GAGGGGGTCCGCATGGAAGAAATAGTTGAAGGTTGTACTGGAGCCCTTCACATCCTAGCTCGGGATGTTCACAACCGAATTGTTGTCAGAGGCCTAAATACCATTCCGTTGTTTGTGCAG CTGCTTTATTCTCCCATTGAAAATATCCAAAGAGTAGCTGCAGGGGTCCTCTGTGAACTTGCTCAGGACAAGGAGGCTGCAGAAGCTATTGAAGCTGAGGGAGCCACAGCTCCTCTGACAGAATTACTTCATTCTAGGAATGAAGGTGTGG CAACATATGCAGCTGCTGTTTTGTTCCGAATGTCTGAGGACAAGCCACAGGATTATAAGAAACGGCTTTCAGTTGAGCTGACCAGTTCTCTCTTCAGAACGGAGCCAATGGCTTGGAATGAG ACTGCTGATCTTGGACTTGATATCGGTGCCCAGGGAGAACCCCTTGGATATCGCCAGGATG ATCCCAGCTATCGTTCTTTTCACTCTGGTGGATACGGCCAGGATGCCTTGGGTATGGACCCCATGATGGAGCATGAGATGGGCGGCCACCACCCTGGTGCTGACTATCCAGTTGATGGGCTGCCAGATCTGGGGCATGCCCAGGACCTCATGGATGGGCTGCCTCCAGGTGACAGCAATCAGCTGGCCTGGTTTGATACTGACCTGTAA